A genomic stretch from Salvelinus alpinus chromosome 38, SLU_Salpinus.1, whole genome shotgun sequence includes:
- the LOC139566487 gene encoding CLIP-associating protein 1-like isoform X12, translating to MLRKLVCRKICAYKNYDDDDSVDGGRSSSSKGPSSGKKAVSMGSFRRPSSASSTKSTGRDGPSAAAAGAVDEEDFIRAFEEVSTMELFSNREMEDAMTKIREVLADDKRDWEHRVTALKKMRSLLLAGAVDFDGFSQQLRLTEAAFKMSAKDLRSQVVREACITLGHLSYILGNRFDHCAESIMPTLLTLVSNSAKVMATSGIAVIRLIIRHTHYPRLIPIVTSSCLSKSVAVRRRCFEFLDLLLQEWQTSSLERNVAVLTETIKKGVHDADSEARSVARKCYWTFHGHFSREAEQLFQALESSYQKALQSHMKSSDSILSLPASDRSSSSSQESLNRPQSAKSSMGNTVTRTKAAPSRGPSTPGSLQRSRSDVDVNAAATTSAKSRMTPVPGSPAPFSAASALPPGSYASLDNTPGNIRPVGRVRTRRTSSGSGVSASPSVIDSRGRSRAKMVSVSQPGSRSGSPGRLLSHTYGRISRATGGTTPAERRPKVPRSHGCSRDTSPDRSGLARSRIPRPSMSQGCSRDTSRESSRDTSPARGFSPLASRRVSRSTSALHSAESVGHSERLGLAHQARISASVNAMRILNTGTEVEAAVADALLLGDARNNKRRPVRRRYESPGIYSDDDANSDASSACSELSYGSRNGGPPHYMRQTEDVAEVLNHCASSNWSERKEGLLGLQNLLVSQRILSRVELKRLCEIFTRMFADPHSKVFSMFLETLVDFITLHREDVQDWLFVLLTQLLKKMGADLLGSVQAKVQKALDVTRDSFPLDQQFNILMRFIVDQTQTPNLKVKVAILRYIEGLARQMDPADFVNSSETRLAVSRIITWTTEPKSSDVRKSFHHSWAGEELSGRPSTTVASLPGEGNVEERCKQAAQVVLIALFELNTPEFTMLLGALPKTFQDGATKLLHSHLRNSSNTREASPSSTMGRTPPPPRHPSSRSSPLTSPTNCSHGGGLSPSRLWGWSADGLSKYPPPFPSPLSSTPAAPSLKTLRSAYSPSMLEYDTENLNTDQIYSSLRGVTEAIQNFSFRSQEDLMEPGRGKREDTPGVGTASHSGVDVVEGPGGRTALDNKTSLLNTPSPRSFSGPRGRDYNPYNYSDTISAYDKAALRETVYEDDVEQLRDGRQECGGENKMLHTKNSSPAEQLGLVAELLKELSSPSERPEERRGALVELLKIAREDSLAVWEEHFKTMLLLLLETLSDQDHTIRALALRVLKEILRNQPARFKNYAELTIMKTLELHKDSHKEVVRAAEESASTLAGSIHPEQCIKVLCPIVQTADYPINLASIKMQTKVIERITKESLHQLLPDIIPGLLQGYDNTESSVRKASVFCLVAVYSVIGEELKPYLAQLTGSKMKLLNLYIKRAQTSTSNSSSSSDISSY from the exons GGAGAGATGGTCCTAGTGCGGCTGCTGCAGGGGCTGTGGATGAGGAGGACTTCATCCGTGCCTTCGAGGAAGTGTCCACTATGGAA cttTTCTCTAACAGGGAAATGGAGGACGCCATGACCAAGATCAGAGAGGTGCTGGCCGACGACAAACGAGACTGGGAGCACAGAGTCACTGCG TTGAAGAAGATGCGTTCTCTGCTCCTGGCGGGAGCGGTGGACTTTGACGGTTTCTCCCAGCAGCTGCGTCTCACGGAGGCAGCCTTCAAGATGTCCGCTAAAGACCTGCGCTCTCAGGTGGTCAGAGAGGCCTGTATCACTCTGGG CCACCTGTCCTACATCCTGGGGAACAGGTTTGACCACTGTGCAGAGTCCATCATGCCCACTCTCCTAACCCTGGTCTCTAACTCGGCCAAGGTCATGGCCACATCCGGCATCGCTGTCATACGACTCATCATCAGG cATACACACTACCCTCGTCTCATTCCTATCGTGACCAGCAGCTGCCTGTCGAAATCTGTGGCCGTAAGAAG GCGCTGTTTTGAGTTTTTGGACCTCTTGCTGCAGGAGTGGCAGACCAGCTCTCTAGAGAG GAATGTAGCTGTTCTGACAGAGACCATCAAGAAAGGAGTCCATGATGCAGACTCCGAGGCCCGATCAGTGGCCAGGAA GTGCTACTGGACGTTCCACGGCCACTTCAGCCGGGAGGCGGAGCAGCTGTTCCAGGCTCTAGAGTCGTCCTATCAGAAGGCTCTCCAGTCCCACATGAAGAGTTCTGACAGCATCCTGTCCCTCCCTGCCTCAGaccgctcctcctcctcctcacaggaGAGCCTCAA cCGCCCTCAGTCTGCCAAGAGCTCCATGGGAAACACCGTGACCAGGA CGAAAGCGGCTCCCTCCAGAGGTCCCTCCACCCCGGGCTCTCTCCAGCGTTCCCGTAGCGACGTGGACGTGAACGCTGCTGCCACCACTAGTGCCAAGTCCAGGATGACTCCCGTGCCCGGCTCGCCCGCCCCCTTCAGCGCTGCCTCGGCTCTGCCACCCGGCTCCTACGCCTCTCTAG ACAACACACCTGGTAACATTAGACCAGTGG gccGTGTGCGTACCAGGAGAACGAGTTCGGGGAGCGGCGTGAGTGCAAGTCCCTCTGTCATAGACAGTAGGGGGAGGAGTCGAGCCAAAATGGTGTCAGTGTCTCAAC CTGGCAGTCGTTCTGGCTCCCCTGGTCGTCTCCTGAGCCATACATACGGCAGGATCTCCAGGGCCACTGGAGGGACAACGCCAGCAGAAAGGAGGCCTAAAGTCCCCCGCAGCCATGGCTGCAGCCGAGACACCAGTCCAGACAGATCAGGCCTGG CGAGGAGTCGTATCCCCCGGCCCAGCATGAGTCAGGGCtgcagcagggacacctctaggGAGAGCAGCCGAGACACCAGCCCCGCTCGGGGATTCTCTCCTCTGG CGTCCAGACGTGTCTCCCGCTCCACCAGTGCTCTCCACTCGGCTGAGTCTGTGGGCCACTCAG AGCGTCTAGGTCTGGCCCACCAGGCCCGTATCTCAGCTTCTGTCAACGCCATGaggatcctcaacactgggaccgAGGTGGAGGCAGCTGTAGCCGACGCCCTGTTACTAGGAGACGCCAGGAACAACAAG CGGCGGCCAGTCAGACGGCGGTACGAGTCCCCGGGGATCTACTCAGACGACGACGCTAACAGCGACGCCAGCAGCGCCTGCTCTGAGCTCTCGTATGGCTCGCGGAACGGCGGCCCGCCCCACTACATGAGACAGACGGAGGACGTGGCCGAGGTGCTGAACCACTGTGCCAGTTCCAACTGGTCTGAGAGGAAGGAGGGGCTGCTGGGACTACAGAACCTGCTCGTTAGCCAGAGAATTCTCAG TCGTGTGGAGCTGAAGAGATTGTGTGAGATCTTCACAAGGATGTTTGCTGACCCACACAGCAAG GTGTTCAGCATGTTTCTGGAGACCCTGGTAGACTTCATCACCCTGCACAGAGAGGACGTGCAGGACTGGCTGTTTGTCCTGCTCACCCAGCTGCTGAAGAAGATGGGAGCTGACCTCCTGGGTTCCGTACAGGCCAAGGTCCAGAAGGCTCTGGACGTCACCAG ggACTCGTTCCCGTTGGACCAGCAGTTTAACATCCTGATGCGTTTCATCGTCGACCAGACCCAGACCCCCAACCTGAAGGTCAAGGTGGCCATCCTGAGGTACATTGAGGGCCTGGCCCGTCAAATGGACCCCGCAGACTTTGTCAACTCCAGCGAGACGCGCCTGGCCGTCTCCCGCATCATCACCTGGACCACGGAACCAAAGAGCTCCGACGTCAGGAAG AGCTTCCACCATAGCTGGGCAGGTGAGGAGTTGTCAGGCAGGCCCAGCACCACCGTAGCCTCTCTACCTGGAGAGGGGAACGTGGAGGAGAGGTGCAAGCAG GCGGCTCAGGTGGTTCTGATCGCCTTGTTTGAGCTGAACACCCCAGAGTTCACCATGCTGCTGGGGGCCCTGCCCAAGACCTTCCAGGACGGAGCCACTAAACTGCTGCATAGCCACCTGCGGAACTCCAGCAACACCAGAGAG GCTTCTCCCAGTAGCACCATGGGACGGACTCCTCCCCCACCTCGCCACCCCAGCAGTCGCAGCAGCCCCCTCACCTCTCCCACCAACTGCTCCCATGGGGGGGGGCTCTCTCCCAG CCGGCTATGGGGTTGGAGTGCTGATGGCCTGTCAAAGTAccctcctcccttcccttctcctctctcctccacccctgctGCACCCTCCCTCAAGACCCTACGAAGTGCTTACTCTCCCAG CATGTTGGAGTACGACACAGAGAACCTGAACACCGATCAGATCTATAGCTCCCTGCGAGGCGTCACTGAGGCCATCCAGAACTTCAGCTTCCGCAGTCAGGAGGACCTCATGGAGCCGGGCAGAGGCAAGAGAGAGGACACG CCGGGTGTTGGAACAGCATCACACTCTGGTGTTGATGTGGTGGAGGGGCCCGGGGGTCGCACGGCCCTGGACAACAAGACCTCCCTACTCAACACCCCCTCCCCCCGTTCCTTCTCCGGCCCCCGGGGCCGCGACTACAACCCCTACAACTACTCTGACACCATCAGCGCCTACGACAAGGCTGCCCTGAGAGAGACGGTGTACGAGGACGACGTGGAGCAGCTTCGAGATG GCCGCCAAGAGTGTGGTGGAGAAAACAAGATGCTGCACACCAAGAACAGTTCCCCTGCGGAGCAGCTGGGACTG GTGGCTGAGCTGCTGAAGGAGCTGTCTAGCCCCAGTGAgaggccagaggagaggaggggagcccTGGTGGAGCTGCTGAAGATAGCCCGGGAGGACAGCCTGGCCGTGTGGGAGGAACACTTCAAAACcatgctgctcctgctgctggaGACTCTGTCAGACCAAGAT CACACCATCCGGGCACTGGCGCTACGAGTGCTGAAGGAGATCTTACGCAACCAGCCGGCCCGCTTCAAGAACTACGCAGAACTCACCATCATGAAGACCCTGGAGCTACACAAAGACTCCCATAAAGAG GTTGTGCGGGCAGCAGAGGAGTCAGCCTCCACCCTGGCCGGCTCCATCCACCCAGAACAGTGTATCAAGGTGCTGTGTCCCATCGTCCAGACGGCTGACTACCCCATCAACCTGGCTTCCATCAAGATGCAGACCAAGGTGATAGAACGCATCACCAAGGAGTCCCTACACCAGCTGCTGCCTGACATCATACCAGGACTACTGCAG GGGTATGACAACACAGAGAGCAGTGTGAGGAAGGCCAGTGTGTTCTGTCTGGTGGCTGTCTACTCTGTCATCGGTGAAGAGTTGAAGCCCTACCTGGCCCAGCTCACAGGAAGCAAG ATGAAGCTGCTGAACCTGTACATAAAGAGAGCCCAGACGTCcaccagcaacagcagcagctccTCAGACATCTCCTCATACTAA
- the LOC139566487 gene encoding CLIP-associating protein 1-like isoform X14, whose protein sequence is MGSFRRPSSASSTKSTGRDGPSAAAAGAVDEEDFIRAFEEVSTMELFSNREMEDAMTKIREVLADDKRDWEHRVTALKKMRSLLLAGAVDFDGFSQQLRLTEAAFKMSAKDLRSQVVREACITLGHLSYILGNRFDHCAESIMPTLLTLVSNSAKVMATSGIAVIRLIIRHTHYPRLIPIVTSSCLSKSVAVRRRCFEFLDLLLQEWQTSSLERNVAVLTETIKKGVHDADSEARSVARKCYWTFHGHFSREAEQLFQALESSYQKALQSHMKSSDSILSLPASDRSSSSSQESLNRPQSAKSSMGNTVTRTKAAPSRGPSTPGSLQRSRSDVDVNAAATTSAKSRMTPVPGSPAPFSAASALPPGSYASLDNTPGNIRPVGRVRTRRTSSGSGVSASPSVIDSRGRSRAKMVSVSQPGSRSGSPGRLLSHTYGRISRATGGTTPAERRPKVPRSHGCSRDTSPDRSGLARSRIPRPSMSQGCSRDTSRESSRDTSPARGFSPLASRRVSRSTSALHSAESVGHSERLGLAHQARISASVNAMRILNTGTEVEAAVADALLLGDARNNKRRPVRRRYESPGIYSDDDANSDASSACSELSYGSRNGGPPHYMRQTEDVAEVLNHCASSNWSERKEGLLGLQNLLVSQRILSRVELKRLCEIFTRMFADPHSKVFSMFLETLVDFITLHREDVQDWLFVLLTQLLKKMGADLLGSVQAKVQKALDVTRDSFPLDQQFNILMRFIVDQTQTPNLKVKVAILRYIEGLARQMDPADFVNSSETRLAVSRIITWTTEPKSSDVRKSFHHSWAGEELSGRPSTTVASLPGEGNVEERCKQAAQVVLIALFELNTPEFTMLLGALPKTFQDGATKLLHSHLRNSSNTREASPSSTMGRTPPPPRHPSSRSSPLTSPTNCSHGGGLSPSRLWGWSADGLSKYPPPFPSPLSSTPAAPSLKTLRSAYSPSMLEYDTENLNTDQIYSSLRGVTEAIQNFSFRSQEDLMEPGRGKREDTPGVGTASHSGVDVVEGPGGRTALDNKTSLLNTPSPRSFSGPRGRDYNPYNYSDTISAYDKAALRETVYEDDVEQLRDGRQECGGENKMLHTKNSSPAEQLGLVAELLKELSSPSERPEERRGALVELLKIAREDSLAVWEEHFKTMLLLLLETLSDQDHTIRALALRVLKEILRNQPARFKNYAELTIMKTLELHKDSHKEVVRAAEESASTLAGSIHPEQCIKVLCPIVQTADYPINLASIKMQTKVIERITKESLHQLLPDIIPGLLQGYDNTESSVRKASVFCLVAVYSVIGEELKPYLAQLTGSKMKLLNLYIKRAQTSTSNSSSSSDISSY, encoded by the exons GGAGAGATGGTCCTAGTGCGGCTGCTGCAGGGGCTGTGGATGAGGAGGACTTCATCCGTGCCTTCGAGGAAGTGTCCACTATGGAA cttTTCTCTAACAGGGAAATGGAGGACGCCATGACCAAGATCAGAGAGGTGCTGGCCGACGACAAACGAGACTGGGAGCACAGAGTCACTGCG TTGAAGAAGATGCGTTCTCTGCTCCTGGCGGGAGCGGTGGACTTTGACGGTTTCTCCCAGCAGCTGCGTCTCACGGAGGCAGCCTTCAAGATGTCCGCTAAAGACCTGCGCTCTCAGGTGGTCAGAGAGGCCTGTATCACTCTGGG CCACCTGTCCTACATCCTGGGGAACAGGTTTGACCACTGTGCAGAGTCCATCATGCCCACTCTCCTAACCCTGGTCTCTAACTCGGCCAAGGTCATGGCCACATCCGGCATCGCTGTCATACGACTCATCATCAGG cATACACACTACCCTCGTCTCATTCCTATCGTGACCAGCAGCTGCCTGTCGAAATCTGTGGCCGTAAGAAG GCGCTGTTTTGAGTTTTTGGACCTCTTGCTGCAGGAGTGGCAGACCAGCTCTCTAGAGAG GAATGTAGCTGTTCTGACAGAGACCATCAAGAAAGGAGTCCATGATGCAGACTCCGAGGCCCGATCAGTGGCCAGGAA GTGCTACTGGACGTTCCACGGCCACTTCAGCCGGGAGGCGGAGCAGCTGTTCCAGGCTCTAGAGTCGTCCTATCAGAAGGCTCTCCAGTCCCACATGAAGAGTTCTGACAGCATCCTGTCCCTCCCTGCCTCAGaccgctcctcctcctcctcacaggaGAGCCTCAA cCGCCCTCAGTCTGCCAAGAGCTCCATGGGAAACACCGTGACCAGGA CGAAAGCGGCTCCCTCCAGAGGTCCCTCCACCCCGGGCTCTCTCCAGCGTTCCCGTAGCGACGTGGACGTGAACGCTGCTGCCACCACTAGTGCCAAGTCCAGGATGACTCCCGTGCCCGGCTCGCCCGCCCCCTTCAGCGCTGCCTCGGCTCTGCCACCCGGCTCCTACGCCTCTCTAG ACAACACACCTGGTAACATTAGACCAGTGG gccGTGTGCGTACCAGGAGAACGAGTTCGGGGAGCGGCGTGAGTGCAAGTCCCTCTGTCATAGACAGTAGGGGGAGGAGTCGAGCCAAAATGGTGTCAGTGTCTCAAC CTGGCAGTCGTTCTGGCTCCCCTGGTCGTCTCCTGAGCCATACATACGGCAGGATCTCCAGGGCCACTGGAGGGACAACGCCAGCAGAAAGGAGGCCTAAAGTCCCCCGCAGCCATGGCTGCAGCCGAGACACCAGTCCAGACAGATCAGGCCTGG CGAGGAGTCGTATCCCCCGGCCCAGCATGAGTCAGGGCtgcagcagggacacctctaggGAGAGCAGCCGAGACACCAGCCCCGCTCGGGGATTCTCTCCTCTGG CGTCCAGACGTGTCTCCCGCTCCACCAGTGCTCTCCACTCGGCTGAGTCTGTGGGCCACTCAG AGCGTCTAGGTCTGGCCCACCAGGCCCGTATCTCAGCTTCTGTCAACGCCATGaggatcctcaacactgggaccgAGGTGGAGGCAGCTGTAGCCGACGCCCTGTTACTAGGAGACGCCAGGAACAACAAG CGGCGGCCAGTCAGACGGCGGTACGAGTCCCCGGGGATCTACTCAGACGACGACGCTAACAGCGACGCCAGCAGCGCCTGCTCTGAGCTCTCGTATGGCTCGCGGAACGGCGGCCCGCCCCACTACATGAGACAGACGGAGGACGTGGCCGAGGTGCTGAACCACTGTGCCAGTTCCAACTGGTCTGAGAGGAAGGAGGGGCTGCTGGGACTACAGAACCTGCTCGTTAGCCAGAGAATTCTCAG TCGTGTGGAGCTGAAGAGATTGTGTGAGATCTTCACAAGGATGTTTGCTGACCCACACAGCAAG GTGTTCAGCATGTTTCTGGAGACCCTGGTAGACTTCATCACCCTGCACAGAGAGGACGTGCAGGACTGGCTGTTTGTCCTGCTCACCCAGCTGCTGAAGAAGATGGGAGCTGACCTCCTGGGTTCCGTACAGGCCAAGGTCCAGAAGGCTCTGGACGTCACCAG ggACTCGTTCCCGTTGGACCAGCAGTTTAACATCCTGATGCGTTTCATCGTCGACCAGACCCAGACCCCCAACCTGAAGGTCAAGGTGGCCATCCTGAGGTACATTGAGGGCCTGGCCCGTCAAATGGACCCCGCAGACTTTGTCAACTCCAGCGAGACGCGCCTGGCCGTCTCCCGCATCATCACCTGGACCACGGAACCAAAGAGCTCCGACGTCAGGAAG AGCTTCCACCATAGCTGGGCAGGTGAGGAGTTGTCAGGCAGGCCCAGCACCACCGTAGCCTCTCTACCTGGAGAGGGGAACGTGGAGGAGAGGTGCAAGCAG GCGGCTCAGGTGGTTCTGATCGCCTTGTTTGAGCTGAACACCCCAGAGTTCACCATGCTGCTGGGGGCCCTGCCCAAGACCTTCCAGGACGGAGCCACTAAACTGCTGCATAGCCACCTGCGGAACTCCAGCAACACCAGAGAG GCTTCTCCCAGTAGCACCATGGGACGGACTCCTCCCCCACCTCGCCACCCCAGCAGTCGCAGCAGCCCCCTCACCTCTCCCACCAACTGCTCCCATGGGGGGGGGCTCTCTCCCAG CCGGCTATGGGGTTGGAGTGCTGATGGCCTGTCAAAGTAccctcctcccttcccttctcctctctcctccacccctgctGCACCCTCCCTCAAGACCCTACGAAGTGCTTACTCTCCCAG CATGTTGGAGTACGACACAGAGAACCTGAACACCGATCAGATCTATAGCTCCCTGCGAGGCGTCACTGAGGCCATCCAGAACTTCAGCTTCCGCAGTCAGGAGGACCTCATGGAGCCGGGCAGAGGCAAGAGAGAGGACACG CCGGGTGTTGGAACAGCATCACACTCTGGTGTTGATGTGGTGGAGGGGCCCGGGGGTCGCACGGCCCTGGACAACAAGACCTCCCTACTCAACACCCCCTCCCCCCGTTCCTTCTCCGGCCCCCGGGGCCGCGACTACAACCCCTACAACTACTCTGACACCATCAGCGCCTACGACAAGGCTGCCCTGAGAGAGACGGTGTACGAGGACGACGTGGAGCAGCTTCGAGATG GCCGCCAAGAGTGTGGTGGAGAAAACAAGATGCTGCACACCAAGAACAGTTCCCCTGCGGAGCAGCTGGGACTG GTGGCTGAGCTGCTGAAGGAGCTGTCTAGCCCCAGTGAgaggccagaggagaggaggggagcccTGGTGGAGCTGCTGAAGATAGCCCGGGAGGACAGCCTGGCCGTGTGGGAGGAACACTTCAAAACcatgctgctcctgctgctggaGACTCTGTCAGACCAAGAT CACACCATCCGGGCACTGGCGCTACGAGTGCTGAAGGAGATCTTACGCAACCAGCCGGCCCGCTTCAAGAACTACGCAGAACTCACCATCATGAAGACCCTGGAGCTACACAAAGACTCCCATAAAGAG GTTGTGCGGGCAGCAGAGGAGTCAGCCTCCACCCTGGCCGGCTCCATCCACCCAGAACAGTGTATCAAGGTGCTGTGTCCCATCGTCCAGACGGCTGACTACCCCATCAACCTGGCTTCCATCAAGATGCAGACCAAGGTGATAGAACGCATCACCAAGGAGTCCCTACACCAGCTGCTGCCTGACATCATACCAGGACTACTGCAG GGGTATGACAACACAGAGAGCAGTGTGAGGAAGGCCAGTGTGTTCTGTCTGGTGGCTGTCTACTCTGTCATCGGTGAAGAGTTGAAGCCCTACCTGGCCCAGCTCACAGGAAGCAAG ATGAAGCTGCTGAACCTGTACATAAAGAGAGCCCAGACGTCcaccagcaacagcagcagctccTCAGACATCTCCTCATACTAA